The following nucleotide sequence is from uncultured Draconibacterium sp..
TGGTTTTAGATAGATCTCACGCAGCGTACGTTCATCCACTATAGCATTTACGGTACCCCGGTCGTTTTCCTGGTTGTTTACCGCATAATGTTTTAAACATACAGCTCTTCCCTGGTCTTGTACACCTTTTACGTAACCAACTGCCAGTGCACCTGCAAGCAGCGGATCCTCGCTAAAATATTCATATGTGCGCCCTCCTACAGGAATACGTTGTATGTTCATTGCCGGTCCTAAAATCATATCTTTCCCCCTGCGAATTGCTTCATGCGCCATTCCTGTTCCATATTTATAGGCAAGTTCGGTTGACCATGTGGCTGCTAATGCCGATCCGGTTGGGAAATAGGTTGCTGAATCAAGTTTCCATCCTTTGGGCATGAACATATCTCCGATTTCTTCCCGTATTCCAAAAGGTCCGTCAGCATATCTAATCTCCTGAATGCCTAGCCTTGGAATTCCTTCTGATGACATGATCGTTTTACTGTGAAGCATTTCAACTTTTTCTTCCAGGCTCATGCCTTTGATAATTTCGTTGATTTCTTCATCGTGTTTTGTCAACTCCTGTTGAGGTGTTGTAGTTTTTTGGGCGCATGCTACCGCTACAATAATGATGCTTACGGCAACTGTCGCCAATATGAATAATCTTTTCAATTTCATCCGTTTAAAATTTTCAAGTTTTGTAATATTTACTTTAAAATTTGAGAACGGATGTAAGCGCTCCGCTCTCACATAAATTTTTTTAATCATCTTTTTCGTGTGGTTATGATTAAATAAATTCATGTTCGTTTCATAATTTGTTATTTTAATTTTGTTTATTCCTCACCAAACTCCAGATAAAAATCGAAGTATGGCAGAACCTGTTGAGGAATACGCCCCTCTTTGGTATAAATTCCACTTCCGTGCGTACCAATATATTCCTCGGCAAAATGGGTAATTCCAACGTTTTCCAATCGCTGACTGAACATGTCGCATTGCAATGTAAACCGGTCTCCGGCATTTCGGCCCCAGTCGAGTTTAATGGCTTTTAGCTGTTGCAGGTTTTCAAGATTGTCATCGATCATATGAACGGGCATATTATCATACCATTTCTGCAATACATCCTGATTAACAGTGAGCTCATCGCCGTTATAAACAAATGGGAAATCGCAATAAAACGGAGGATTATCGGGATTCGGCGACCACGAGCGGCCAAAGGCCATCATCACACTCCCGAAATAGGATCTTTTTAATCCTTCAAGCGTTTTGATTGTAGACAATTCCCTGAATGTAGTACTGTTTGGACCATACTCAGCAACAATGGTTAAAGCTCCCGGGCTAATTGCATAAACGGTACTAAATATATCGGGATGGTGCATGGCAATTTTTAAAGCACCATATCCTCCCATGCTGTGTCCGGTAATTCCACGGCTTTCTTTTTTCGGAATCGTACGGTAATTTTCATCCATATACTTAACCAGATCGAAAGCTGTAAAATCTTCCCAGTCTCCAAATACACCCGAATTACTGTAGAAACTTCCCTGGTATGTTGTTTTTTCGTCGGGAATAACCATTATAAAAGGCTTTATTCTGTTATCGGCAATCGAATAATCAAGAAGACCGGACATCATGGCCATCATTTTATTATCGCCCATAAATCCATGAAGGAAATAGATAACCGGATAACGCTGATCGCTGTTTTCATAGTTCGGAGGAAGATAAACCGAAACAGCACGATTTGGATTCTCGCCAAAATCATTTTCCAGACTTTGAGAATAAATCGTATCGGTTACAACAGTTCCTGTATCGCTTTGAGCAAAAGACAATAAGGAAACATTTAGAAAAACAATGAATAATAGAAATTGGATTTTCATAGTCAGAATTTAGGTTCTTCGAAATTTAATAAAAATAAAAAAGATGAGTGCATTAATCTATGGTCTGTCTTAATTATATGCGGAGATCCATCAATGTAGCTTTAATTTTCAAATAGCCTGAAATTCATAAGGTTTCCCGGCCACAAGAGCCAAAAAACCTACAATCCAACTGCTAACAAAAACTACTTTTGTGTGAATTAATCCGCTGTTCATCTTTGTTCGAAAAAAAGGCAACAACAATCTCCTTATCGTATTACGTTTAAGGAAAGTTGAGTGTTGTTGCCATTACTATTTAACTTATCTACAAATAATGCTATTTGAATAAAAGCGGAGCAAACGTATTTAAATAAATTCGCCAATTGGCCCAGGTATGCCCGCCTTCAGTAACATAGAAAGTGTGTTCCAAACCATTCTCAGTCAATTTAGAATCCAGCTTTTGTGCACTTTCATAAACAAAATCAGTGTTACCACAAGCCAACCAATACAGTTTGTAACCTGCTTTTTTTAATCCTTGAAGCTTCTCATCAATATCAGGTTGTTCGCCCCAGATTCCCATACTTAGCGGGCAGATATACTGGAACGTTCCGGGATATTCGTTAGCTGCAGCAATGGTGTGACCACCGCCCATTGAAAGACCGGCAATAGCACGATGATCAGGATCGGCAATAACACGGTAATTCTTTTCAATGTATGGCACAATATCCTTAACAATACTATGAACATATTTATTGCTGTTCGCCGGATCTCTGTAATCCACATCGCTTACAGGTAATTGTGTAGTTTGTGCTGCCATTTGATTTGGATTTCCGTTGGGCATAACACAAATCATAGGCTTTGCAAGTCCTTTTTCAATCAGGTTATCCAGAATCTGACGGGTACGTCCCATCGAACTCCAGGCATCTTCGTCGCCACCGGCACCGTGAAGCAGGTATAAAACCGGGTAGCTTTTATCGCTGGTTTCGTAGCCATAAGGCGTGTAAACAAACATTCTCCTGTTTATTTTTAATGTTGGAGAATCGTACCACACCTGATGAAGATTTCCGCGTTTTTCGGCTTCAAAATAATTCTCCGTTTTTTCTCCCGGCACCAACAGTACGCTAAGGTAACGCGAACCATCGCGCTGCATAAAAGTGTTAGTCGGATCATTTACGGAGATACCATCAACAATAAAACTGTAGGTATACAATTCAGGCTCTGGCAATGGTAATGTAATCGACCACAAACCTTTTTCATCTTTCGTTAGATCAAGGCTTCCCGGCACATCCATTTCGCCAAACGACGTTTTCATTTTAACGGTAGGCGTAAATCCCCCGGTAATTTTTACGGTATCGGCTTGGATGCCAGAAACCGAAAGGTAACCTGATTTTCACCTATTTCCGGTGAAACGATCGGTTCCCTGTTCATAAAGTTAGTTAGCTCCTGAGCATTTGCATCTACCATAATTGACAGACAAGCAATAACTATTAAAAATATCTTTTTCATTTGTTTTAGTTTACGATGTTGCTAATTCTAAACAGGTAATAAAAGATCCGGCACTACCGCACCGGATCTTAATTTTATTTAAAAAGTAATGGAGCAAATTCACTAAGATAAACCCGCCAATTGGTCCAAACATGACCACCTTCGGTTTCCACGTAAGTGTATTTCATTCCCATACCATCAAGTTTTGCGCGAAAGTCCGTGTTGGTCTGATACAAGAAATCGGTTTTGCCAATTCCAATCCAATACAGCTTGTACCCGTTATCCATTTGGGCTTTTAGTGTTTCGTCAAAATTCTCATAAACTTTCGACTTCATTGCGGCATCCGGCATAATAGCTGCTGAAAACAATCCAACGTAATCGAAAGTATTCGGATAGTAGCGTGAAATGTGCAAAGAATGGTAGCCTCCCATAGAAAGGCCTGCAACGGCACGGTCGGCTTTGTCGGCTTTCACCCGATAATTGCTTTCAACAAATTTCACAATATCCATAAATGTTGCTTCATACGTACCATCCATGGTGTTTGGCAATTGCATGTTAGGTTTGTACAATCCTTTTGGCGATTCACCGGGCGCCGCTTGCTGAGCTACATTGCCGTTGGGCATTACCACGATCATTGGTTTTGCTTTTCCCTGCGCAATCAGGTTATCCAGAATCTGAGAAGTTCGTCCAAGAGCAATCCAGGCTTCTTCGTCGCCACCCATTCCGTGTAACAAATACAAAACCGGATATTTATCCTTACTTTCTTCGTAACCCGGAGGCGTATAAATGGTAATGCGTCGCTTCATATCATTTCCCGGAGAATCGTACCAACGACGGGTAACTGAACCATGTGGCACATCCTGCACATTGTACAAATCGCCTTTTCCACCACCAACAATAAAAACATCAGTGATTGAAGCCACGTCGCGAATCATATAAACATTATTCGGATCGGTATTGGTTACACCATCTACGCTAAATGAGTAGCTATACAGATCAGACTCCAGAGGTTGTGTAGTAAAACTCCATATGCCGTTTGCATCCTTTTTCAACAACGCTTTTCCCGGGGCATCAAATACCCCCCACTGCGTTTTAATTTTCTCTGTTGGTAGAAAATCACCGGTAATTCTTACCGTATCGGCACTTGGTGCATTGAAACGAAATGTTACACTGTTATCGCTGTTTATTTCCGGCGAAACAATGTTCTGGCCACCAAATAAAGCCTGCTGTGCATAAATATTCAGGCCAAGGATTAAGACCAGAATAGTTGTAATTGAGATTTTTAATTTCATTTTTGTATACATTATTGTTAGTGAACTATTTTTCTGTATCACAATAGATTACCGTTCGCTACAATTTTGTAGCGTCTGTAACATTCACACTTCCCGGTGTTTCAAGTACCGACCATGTTGCACCTCCGGAGCTAATCAATGCCTCAAGATTCAAAATACCCAGATTGTCTCCTGTAATTGTTAATGATCCGGCATTGTCTAGAATGGTAATACCACCTTCCCCCTCGCGCAGGTACATCGTGTTTTCACCGTTCATGTAATAAGAGCCACCAACCATTACACCTTCCATACCATACCACGTAAGGTCAACATAATATCCATTTGACAGCTGGCCAATTGCATCAATTCCATCTTTCACCGAGTAGGTTCCTGAAAGTGATGTTGCATTTGCATCGGCAACAAGTTCCAAATATGCATAAAAAACATCATCTGCAAAAACCGTAATTTTGTGCATGGTACTTCCTTCAATAGGTGTTGCACCTTGCGCACCGCCCATTGCCGGAGATGTTGTTTCATCCGTGTAAGTGAAGGTTGGCGTGTATGGATCGGGCTGATAAGCATACGTAAATGCTCCGGTAAGTTTAAGCACGGTTTCATTGGCCAGATAAAGAATTCCGCTAACCGTGTAATTACTGTCCTGAGCTGCAATACTTATTGTACCGTCCGTAATTTGTTGTCCGTTAAAAGTTGTGCCCTCTGCTCCAAGCAAATAGGTTCTGTTAGCGGCTTGATTACTTGGCGTAAAGTCAGAAGCAGGCAATATATAATCGGTTGAAAAAAGTTTCATACTTAAAGTATTCGACCCCTCGTCCGTCAAATTTACAGAGAATGTATAAAGCGGACCATCTTTTACCCGGTCCTGTGTTCCAAGTACAGTAAGATCATACACCTCGGGAGGTGAATATTTCCCGGTAAGTGGATCAAGCGAATCTTCCTCGCACGAAACCAGCACAAAATTGGCGGCCAGGAGGAACATAAATAATTTCCATATAGTTTTCATCTGTTTAGAATTTTAAATTTTTTATGGCAACAGATGGAATTCGCATGAGATGTAATTATCTCTACTGGTGTGAATTCCATACTCATGCTCATTTCATATGATTTATTTTTAATTTTTTAAGTTCTGTAAACCGGAGAAATTACCAACCCGGATTTTGAACAATATTTTTGTTTAACTGAATCTCGGTTGATGGAAACGGGAATAAGGTATTTCGTTCCTGAAATCCGTATTTTCCTTCGCTGTTTCCGGTTGATTTAAAAGTTACGGCACCGTTTGAAGTCATAACCGGATACTCTTTACCCTGACCTGACAATGCTGATTCGGCATCGCCCCAGCGAATTAAATCCTGGTAGCGAACATCCTCGAAACATAGTTCAAGCCTGCGCTCAGTTTTAATGGCCTCCATTGTTGCAGTTTTATTCTCCAGTTTAGCACGCGAACGAACCATATTCAGGTAAGTATCGGCCTTGCTTTGGTTACCTGCCAGCAAGTTGGCTTCTGCCGCCATAAGAAGCACATCGGCATAGCGCATAATACGCACGTTGTGATCCCAGGTGAAGTTAGAACCTGCCGCCGGTACTGCATCTTTGGTAATTCTTGTTTTCCAGAAAAAATATCCTTCAGCAATAATTGTTTTTCCGGGATCCATACTGGCACCCATTTCCTGAATTTGCTCATAGGTTTTCAGCGTACGGTTCAAACGATATCCGTCTTCACCTTCTTCAGCAACGAATGCATCGTATAAGTCTTTTTGTGGTAAACAAAAGCCCCAGCCCAGATCTGATAATCCCATAGCCGTAACCGGTTTAGCTGTGAAACGGTCGGTACGGAAATGTATCATTAAGTGCCAGAAATCGAAGTTATCCCACACGTTGTTGGCGTCAACAACACGGTTCACCTCAAACATCGATTCGCTATTGTTCTTATTCGAGAAAGCAAAGATATCATCGT
It contains:
- a CDS encoding alpha/beta hydrolase-fold protein, with product MKIQFLLFIVFLNVSLLSFAQSDTGTVVTDTIYSQSLENDFGENPNRAVSVYLPPNYENSDQRYPVIYFLHGFMGDNKMMAMMSGLLDYSIADNRIKPFIMVIPDEKTTYQGSFYSNSGVFGDWEDFTAFDLVKYMDENYRTIPKKESRGITGHSMGGYGALKIAMHHPDIFSTVYAISPGALTIVAEYGPNSTTFRELSTIKTLEGLKRSYFGSVMMAFGRSWSPNPDNPPFYCDFPFVYNGDELTVNQDVLQKWYDNMPVHMIDDNLENLQQLKAIKLDWGRNAGDRFTLQCDMFSQRLENVGITHFAEEYIGTHGSGIYTKEGRIPQQVLPYFDFYLEFGEE
- a CDS encoding alpha/beta hydrolase-fold protein — encoded protein: MKTSFGEMDVPGSLDLTKDEKGLWSITLPLPEPELYTYSFIVDGISVNDPTNTFMQRDGSRYLSVLLVPGEKTENYFEAEKRGNLHQVWYDSPTLKINRRMFVYTPYGYETSDKSYPVLYLLHGAGGDEDAWSSMGRTRQILDNLIEKGLAKPMICVMPNGNPNQMAAQTTQLPVSDVDYRDPANSNKYVHSIVKDIVPYIEKNYRVIADPDHRAIAGLSMGGGHTIAAANEYPGTFQYICPLSMGIWGEQPDIDEKLQGLKKAGYKLYWLACGNTDFVYESAQKLDSKLTENGLEHTFYVTEGGHTWANWRIYLNTFAPLLFK
- a CDS encoding alpha/beta hydrolase-fold protein; the protein is MKLKISITTILVLILGLNIYAQQALFGGQNIVSPEINSDNSVTFRFNAPSADTVRITGDFLPTEKIKTQWGVFDAPGKALLKKDANGIWSFTTQPLESDLYSYSFSVDGVTNTDPNNVYMIRDVASITDVFIVGGGKGDLYNVQDVPHGSVTRRWYDSPGNDMKRRITIYTPPGYEESKDKYPVLYLLHGMGGDEEAWIALGRTSQILDNLIAQGKAKPMIVVMPNGNVAQQAAPGESPKGLYKPNMQLPNTMDGTYEATFMDIVKFVESNYRVKADKADRAVAGLSMGGYHSLHISRYYPNTFDYVGLFSAAIMPDAAMKSKVYENFDETLKAQMDNGYKLYWIGIGKTDFLYQTNTDFRAKLDGMGMKYTYVETEGGHVWTNWRVYLSEFAPLLFK
- a CDS encoding RagB/SusD family nutrient uptake outer membrane protein, producing the protein MKRITIIYLAAIAMVFTMLSCEDELDIVQKGAISLEEYYGSDESAEGAVTAIYGELRGMMYNYKFLKNICSDDVWAGGADRGDNNDLEKMNEFTFSAEHGFLSGCFQSYYNIIYNANIVMQYIQPDSDVKKQMIAEAKVFRALAYIDLISLWGTPPLVDHPLDPSEYQKTNGDPSELWALVETDLTEAIASGSLLEKSGVNDNSVYRVTKQFAQTLLGKAYLYQGKNSESAAAFETVIGSNLYALYQGEYDDIFAFSNKNNSESMFEVNRVVDANNVWDNFDFWHLMIHFRTDRFTAKPVTAMGLSDLGWGFCLPQKDLYDAFVAEEGEDGYRLNRTLKTYEQIQEMGASMDPGKTIIAEGYFFWKTRITKDAVPAAGSNFTWDHNVRIMRYADVLLMAAEANLLAGNQSKADTYLNMVRSRAKLENKTATMEAIKTERRLELCFEDVRYQDLIRWGDAESALSGQGKEYPVMTSNGAVTFKSTGNSEGKYGFQERNTLFPFPSTEIQLNKNIVQNPGW